Genomic window (Egicoccus halophilus):
CGGTTCCGTGCCGGTGACCGGGTCTTCGGTGTCGGGCGCGGCACGTGGGCGGAGTTGGCGGTCGCGCGGGAGCGCAAGCTCGCGCACCTGCCGGCGTCCGCGTCGCCGGAGCAGGCGGCGGCCCTGGCGATCTCGGGCATGACGGCGCTGCAGGCGCTGCGCGATCACGCGGAGGTGCAGCTCGGCCAGCGCGTCCTTGTGACCGGCGCATCGGGCGGGGTCGGGTCCTACGCGCTGCAGATCGCCGTCCACATGGGCGCGGAGGTCACTGGGGTCGCCAGCACCACCAAGCTGGACCTGATCCGTGACCTTGGGGCCGCCCACGTCGTCGACTACACCCGCGACGACCCCCTGGCGGTGGACCGGCCCTACGACGTGATCCTCGACATCGCAGGCAGCGCGTCCCTCCGCCGGCTGCGCCGGGCGCTGACGCCGCGGGGCACGGTGGTGCTCGTCGGTGGCGAGGGTGGCGGTCGTGTGCTGGGCGGCACCGACCGGCTGCTCCGCGCCTTGGTGTGGTCCCCGTTCCTGCGCCAGCGGCTGCGCGGGTTCGTGAGCGCCGAGCGGCACGAGGACATGATGGCGCTGGCCGAACTCATCGACGCCGGCGCGGTGACGCCAGCGGTGGATCGGACGTTCCCGCTGGCCGACGCGGCGAAGGCGGTCCGGTACGTGGAGGAGGGGCACGCTCGCGGCAAGGTCGTGGTGGTCACGTGACGGACGCCGGCGCGGACCCGCACGACGGGAGACGCGCGAAACGGCGAAATCCGGCCTGCAGATCCCTTCTCACGGGTTCGTTCCCGTCCCCGCCTCTGGCGTCTGCGGCCGCAACGTGCGGGGGCGCCCTCAGCGCCGCAGGCTCGCGGCGAGCCGCGCCATCCCCTCGTCGAACGACACCCGCGG
Coding sequences:
- a CDS encoding NAD(P)-dependent alcohol dehydrogenase, with the protein product MRAIVHDTYGGPDVLRLADREPPTAGEGEVLVRVQAAGLDRGTLHLLHGLPLLVRPVFGLRGPRNPVPGLDLAGVVQAIGPGVTRFRAGDRVFGVGRGTWAELAVARERKLAHLPASASPEQAAALAISGMTALQALRDHAEVQLGQRVLVTGASGGVGSYALQIAVHMGAEVTGVASTTKLDLIRDLGAAHVVDYTRDDPLAVDRPYDVILDIAGSASLRRLRRALTPRGTVVLVGGEGGGRVLGGTDRLLRALVWSPFLRQRLRGFVSAERHEDMMALAELIDAGAVTPAVDRTFPLADAAKAVRYVEEGHARGKVVVVT